Proteins encoded within one genomic window of Maridesulfovibrio bastinii DSM 16055:
- a CDS encoding MoaD/ThiS family protein: MKIRIRLYGELSPRMDGGEGIIEVPEGTTVSDIPSILDIDQAKIAMIFVGHDRASGEHALEDGDSLKIIPPVSGG, from the coding sequence ATGAAAATACGTATTCGATTATATGGAGAACTTTCACCCCGCATGGATGGTGGAGAAGGAATTATTGAGGTGCCGGAAGGAACAACTGTCAGCGATATCCCTTCTATTCTGGATATTGATCAAGCTAAAATAGCGATGATTTTTGTCGGGCATGACCGTGCTTCCGGTGAGCACGCGCTTGAAGATGGAGATTCATTAAAGATTATTCCACCTGTTTCCGGAGGATGA
- a CDS encoding HesA/MoeB/ThiF family protein has translation MTNDLENELINFEELIQQIKLSAEVKKSHSESVSIAPQSLLHEFSGSNGLAQGDVERMLLSRGFIPERYSRNLNTFSVSGQEKICAAKIALVGLGGLGGHVLELLARAGVGCIKACDGDVFEPSNLNRQLLSTEANIGLKKSTAAAERVHLINSAVAFEEVDEFLRGEDFMDFFKDADIAVDCLGGTEFRSDLKIAAAKAGIPLVSAGVAGWTGMVATILPGGISPFDFLGGSEGLEEELGTQGPGIVMAAGLQCSEILKIASGMNPGLAGKALLFDLMKMYFDTVTF, from the coding sequence TTGACGAATGATTTGGAGAATGAGTTGATTAATTTTGAAGAACTTATTCAGCAAATTAAATTATCAGCTGAAGTAAAAAAATCGCACAGCGAATCTGTAAGCATCGCGCCCCAAAGCCTGCTTCATGAATTTTCAGGGAGTAATGGTCTTGCTCAGGGTGATGTTGAGCGAATGCTTTTGTCACGCGGGTTTATTCCCGAAAGATATTCTAGAAATCTGAATACTTTTTCCGTCTCCGGACAGGAAAAAATATGTGCGGCTAAAATAGCCCTTGTAGGGCTAGGAGGACTTGGCGGACATGTTCTGGAATTGCTTGCAAGAGCCGGAGTGGGGTGCATAAAAGCCTGTGATGGAGATGTCTTTGAACCATCAAATTTAAACCGCCAGCTTTTGTCAACGGAAGCAAATATTGGTTTGAAAAAAAGCACTGCTGCCGCAGAGAGAGTTCATCTGATAAATTCAGCCGTGGCTTTTGAAGAGGTGGATGAATTCCTTCGTGGCGAAGATTTTATGGATTTTTTTAAAGACGCTGATATTGCCGTTGATTGTCTTGGCGGAACAGAGTTTAGGAGTGATCTTAAAATTGCAGCGGCCAAAGCAGGAATTCCTTTGGTTTCAGCCGGGGTTGCAGGTTGGACCGGAATGGTGGCAACCATTTTGCCCGGTGGAATCTCTCCTTTTGATTTTTTAGGAGGCAGTGAAGGCTTGGAAGAAGAGCTTGGAACGCAGGGGCCGGGGATAGTTATGGCTGCCGGTCTGCAATGTTCTGAAATTTTGAAGATTGCTTCGGGCATGAATCCGGGGCTGGCCGGGAAAGCGCTTCTTTTCGACCTGATGAAAATGTATTTTGATACAGTTACATTTTAA
- a CDS encoding HD domain-containing phosphohydrolase: MFPSQTKVVESVIQDILHVTEEITQLKHVDTILDKILYESRRITAADAGSIYLCENDELHFSYIHNDTLFNENDVYKQIYTSYSVPVNEYSIVGYAAMTGQPLTIDNAYDIPKSEPYTFNNFFDDQSGYHTVSILTVPLKSFQNHIVGVMQLINSKDSFGAIVPFDPEIIKYIPLFTNSAASVIERGLMTRELVLRMARLSKMRDPAETGAHVKRVAAFSAEIYHQWASNRNIEKSEIKHRKDLIRMAGMLHDVGKVSIPDNILRKPGKFTLNEFEIMKWHTIHGAALFSNSTSELDIICRNIALHHHQRWDGKGYPGKVDEEHLSEITELCTTPLSGEDIPIEARITTLADVLDALGTKRIYKSPWPDEKILEFIFAEKGKQFDPEVVDAFMQILDTIWAIRQKFIDVEEN, encoded by the coding sequence GTGTTCCCATCGCAGACAAAAGTGGTAGAATCAGTAATTCAGGATATTCTCCATGTGACTGAGGAAATAACCCAGCTCAAACATGTAGATACTATTCTGGACAAGATATTATACGAATCAAGGCGCATTACAGCTGCTGACGCAGGTTCAATCTATTTATGTGAAAACGATGAGCTCCACTTCAGCTATATACACAACGACACGCTCTTTAACGAAAATGATGTTTATAAGCAGATATATACTTCATATTCAGTGCCCGTAAACGAATACTCTATTGTCGGTTACGCAGCCATGACAGGGCAACCGCTTACAATCGACAATGCTTATGACATACCTAAATCAGAACCTTACACCTTCAATAATTTTTTTGACGACCAGTCAGGATATCACACTGTTTCAATTTTAACCGTACCCCTCAAAAGCTTTCAGAATCATATTGTAGGGGTAATGCAGCTTATCAACTCCAAAGATTCGTTCGGAGCTATCGTTCCGTTTGATCCTGAAATAATAAAATATATTCCTCTGTTCACGAATTCTGCGGCCTCAGTTATCGAACGAGGTCTGATGACCAGAGAACTGGTTCTCAGAATGGCCAGATTATCAAAAATGCGTGATCCTGCGGAAACAGGTGCGCACGTTAAACGTGTTGCAGCATTTTCGGCTGAAATTTACCATCAGTGGGCTTCAAACAGAAATATTGAAAAATCAGAAATCAAACACCGCAAGGACCTGATAAGGATGGCCGGGATGCTCCATGATGTGGGCAAAGTGTCTATCCCTGACAATATTCTGCGCAAACCGGGAAAATTTACCCTGAATGAATTTGAAATTATGAAATGGCACACCATACATGGAGCTGCTCTTTTTTCAAATTCAACTTCGGAGCTTGATATCATCTGCCGCAACATAGCCCTGCATCACCACCAACGCTGGGATGGAAAAGGATACCCCGGAAAAGTTGATGAAGAACATCTGAGTGAGATAACGGAATTATGCACCACCCCGCTTTCAGGTGAAGACATTCCTATTGAAGCCAGAATAACAACTCTGGCTGATGTTCTCGATGCTCTTGGTACAAAAAGAATTTACAAATCCCCGTGGCCGGATGAAAAGATTCTGGAATTTATTTTTGCGGAGAAGGGAAAACAGTTCGACCCTGAGGTCGTAGACGCTTTTATGCAGATTCTCGACACAATATGGGCTATCAGACAAAAGTTTATTGACGTTGAAGAGAATTAA
- a CDS encoding PP2C family protein-serine/threonine phosphatase has translation MPVELKEINKNTESPAILVVDDSATMRNFLTRVLCDEYQVQTAKDGLECIAKYLTYRPNVILLDLLMPNMNGFDVINKIRRQINDNDVFIIVLTGQDEQDIKARALNEGANDYLTKPFHVIELKARVGVAIRQFMLNKELQQANNDLRMAYEIIDDEVKLVAMLQNKLLPREQPSIAGLNLTSLYRPSGRASGDYYDVYSIGENALRVIVADVSGHGPQSAFIMAIVRTLFRADGGAHHGLDVSVEHINKHLLDLIGDDSYFVTLFAADLDFKAGELSYISAGHCPALFMLDGQMLEPIKAQIPPLGFFDIKCKADVLKFESALNLFIFTDGCYEWRMGDEYFNLDSFLDIAQALMQKGELEINNLEDIFEKDTGHRPVFDDDVTAITLEWRKS, from the coding sequence GTGCCGGTTGAATTAAAAGAGATAAATAAAAATACGGAGTCTCCTGCAATACTTGTTGTTGATGATTCCGCGACCATGCGTAATTTCTTAACACGCGTTCTTTGTGACGAATATCAGGTCCAGACAGCCAAAGACGGACTTGAGTGTATAGCTAAGTACCTTACATACCGTCCAAATGTTATTTTATTGGATTTGTTGATGCCAAATATGAACGGCTTTGATGTAATCAATAAAATCAGACGGCAGATAAATGATAACGATGTTTTCATTATAGTTCTCACCGGGCAGGATGAGCAGGATATCAAGGCCAGAGCTCTTAACGAAGGTGCAAATGATTATCTTACAAAGCCTTTTCATGTCATAGAACTTAAAGCCCGTGTGGGTGTTGCTATACGGCAGTTTATGCTGAATAAGGAATTGCAGCAGGCCAACAATGATTTGCGGATGGCTTACGAGATTATTGATGATGAAGTAAAGCTGGTTGCAATGCTTCAAAATAAATTGCTCCCGCGTGAACAGCCTTCCATTGCCGGGCTTAATCTGACCAGCCTTTACCGCCCGTCAGGCAGGGCTAGCGGTGATTATTATGATGTTTACAGCATCGGCGAAAATGCCCTGAGAGTTATTGTTGCCGATGTTTCCGGCCATGGTCCCCAGTCGGCATTTATAATGGCTATTGTCAGAACTTTGTTCCGGGCTGATGGCGGTGCGCATCATGGACTTGATGTAAGTGTCGAACATATAAACAAGCATCTTCTGGACCTCATCGGTGACGATAGTTATTTTGTTACACTTTTTGCAGCGGATTTAGATTTTAAAGCTGGTGAGTTGAGCTATATAAGTGCAGGGCATTGTCCTGCTTTATTCATGCTTGACGGTCAGATGCTTGAGCCGATCAAAGCCCAGATACCGCCCCTTGGCTTTTTTGATATCAAGTGCAAGGCCGATGTTTTGAAATTCGAATCAGCCTTGAATCTTTTTATTTTTACGGACGGCTGTTACGAATGGCGGATGGGCGATGAGTATTTTAATCTGGATTCATTTCTGGATATTGCGCAGGCTCTGATGCAGAAGGGTGAGCTTGAGATAAATAATCTTGAAGATATTTTTGAGAAGGATACCGGTCACCGGCCGGTTTTTGATGATGATGTTACCGCCATAACTCTTGAATGGCGGAAATCGTAA
- a CDS encoding FliI/YscN family ATPase, with amino-acid sequence MADLKAYTNLIANLTPCQSFGKVSKVVGLIAEGKGIKAPVGSVCHLMPEDNKESIAAEVVGFKDDACLFMPYGELHGISPGSLIKNSSAPPHIPVGMGLLGRAVDAFGEPIDGKGPIVHDSFNELYRDPPNPLDRPRINEPLDVGVRAINSLLTLGKGQRVGIMAGSGVGKSTLLGMIARYTVADINVIALIGERGREVVEFMERDLGPEGMARSVLVIATSDKSPLIRMRAAYTATAIAEYFRDLSKDVILMMDSVTRFAMAGREVGLAAGEPPTRGGYTPSVFAQLPKLLERAGKNPLGSITGIYTVLVDGDDFTEPIADSTRSILDGHIVLTRDLADQGHYPCIDVLKSVSRVRSDITPKEVVSSGRNILRMLATYNKVEDMVNIGAYQKGSNPDIDKAIQMVPHINKFLQQLIEDKQPLEDSFTQLLELGAKAAN; translated from the coding sequence ATGGCTGATCTTAAAGCCTATACAAATCTTATCGCCAACCTTACTCCGTGCCAGAGTTTCGGCAAAGTCAGCAAGGTGGTTGGACTTATCGCCGAAGGCAAAGGCATTAAGGCTCCGGTCGGATCGGTATGCCACCTCATGCCGGAAGACAATAAAGAATCAATCGCAGCTGAAGTTGTTGGATTCAAAGATGATGCATGTCTCTTTATGCCTTATGGAGAGCTGCATGGAATAAGTCCCGGAAGCCTTATTAAAAACTCCAGTGCTCCTCCGCACATACCTGTGGGCATGGGTCTTCTCGGTCGCGCTGTAGACGCTTTCGGAGAACCCATTGACGGCAAAGGCCCAATTGTTCATGACAGCTTCAATGAACTATACCGTGATCCCCCGAATCCATTGGACCGCCCCCGCATCAATGAACCACTTGATGTAGGAGTCAGAGCTATAAACAGTCTACTTACACTCGGTAAGGGGCAGCGTGTCGGTATTATGGCCGGATCAGGTGTCGGTAAATCGACACTGCTCGGAATGATAGCCAGATACACTGTTGCCGATATCAATGTAATAGCTCTTATCGGAGAACGTGGCAGAGAAGTTGTAGAATTTATGGAACGTGACCTCGGACCTGAGGGCATGGCTCGATCCGTATTGGTGATAGCAACTTCGGATAAAAGCCCGCTGATCAGAATGAGAGCTGCATACACTGCGACTGCCATTGCGGAATATTTTCGTGATCTGAGCAAAGATGTAATTCTGATGATGGATTCCGTAACCCGTTTTGCAATGGCCGGACGTGAAGTAGGCCTCGCAGCAGGAGAGCCTCCCACAAGAGGAGGATATACTCCATCTGTTTTTGCCCAGCTGCCGAAACTTCTGGAACGTGCGGGAAAAAATCCACTTGGTTCCATAACCGGAATTTACACTGTTCTTGTTGATGGTGATGATTTTACCGAACCCATTGCAGACTCCACCCGCTCAATTCTCGATGGTCATATAGTACTGACAAGAGATCTCGCTGATCAGGGACACTACCCGTGTATCGATGTCCTCAAGAGCGTCAGCAGGGTCAGAAGTGATATCACCCCGAAAGAGGTTGTATCCTCCGGCAGAAATATTTTAAGAATGCTTGCTACATATAATAAAGTAGAAGACATGGTGAACATCGGAGCCTATCAGAAAGGTTCAAACCCTGATATTGACAAGGCTATTCAGATGGTTCCCCACATAAACAAATTTTTACAGCAGCTTATTGAAGATAAACAGCCCCTTGAAGACAGCTTTACGCAACTGCTTGAGCTGGGAGCGAAGGCGGCTAACTAA
- a CDS encoding FliH/SctL family protein, giving the protein MSSSSTEKADKYYTGRVIVGLDSEGHADEKTIQEMEGKKRPVWDESTDREYFDRVKVKAQTMAKDIIAKSMAEAEQIKQKAFEEGLSQGLSQASEQNAQHIAQLSNNIGAILDGIQSNGDAIIQGRIQDSVALVMTVIEKALGIEMESRRQEILGSLFEEALNKIESQTGLTIRVSPDDQELLNPLLDQAKEDFPEISRWKVKADPAIDNGGVILEATDSMIDNTVSSRWAGIEEILVKLAGSGAQDG; this is encoded by the coding sequence ATGTCTTCATCTAGCACAGAAAAGGCAGACAAATATTACACCGGAAGGGTAATAGTCGGTCTTGATTCAGAAGGACATGCTGATGAGAAGACAATTCAGGAAATGGAAGGCAAGAAACGTCCTGTATGGGACGAATCTACCGACCGTGAATATTTTGACAGAGTCAAAGTAAAAGCCCAGACCATGGCCAAAGACATAATAGCCAAGTCCATGGCGGAAGCTGAACAGATTAAGCAGAAAGCATTTGAAGAAGGACTTTCTCAGGGACTCTCACAGGCTTCCGAACAGAATGCCCAGCACATTGCCCAGCTCAGTAATAATATCGGGGCGATACTTGACGGAATACAGAGCAATGGCGATGCAATAATTCAGGGCAGAATTCAGGATTCGGTTGCACTGGTGATGACCGTGATTGAAAAAGCTCTTGGGATTGAAATGGAATCCAGAAGACAAGAAATTCTGGGTTCACTGTTCGAAGAAGCTCTGAATAAAATTGAAAGCCAGACCGGGCTTACCATAAGAGTTTCTCCGGATGATCAGGAATTGTTAAATCCGCTTCTTGATCAGGCTAAAGAAGATTTCCCTGAAATCTCACGCTGGAAGGTAAAAGCCGATCCAGCCATAGATAATGGTGGAGTTATTCTTGAAGCAACAGACAGCATGATAGACAACACCGTTTCATCACGCTGGGCCGGGATAGAAGAAATTCTTGTAAAGCTAGCCGGCAGCGGTGCTCAGGATGGCTGA
- the fliG gene encoding flagellar motor switch protein FliG — protein MSTPFTGEQKTAIVLLALGDKFTAESFKRMSRKEIAGVSKAMLEMDSVPKEQVLEVLKEFNENLAYGAELLMGGADQVKRLLSKSLDEETAKYILDKLELDTGPAPFQELQNVSPKILSQILRNEHPQTLALIIGHLSSEQAADLIANLPGGVRAEVLMRLAKLEAVAEEMLLEVDRVLQSQLIAMGGKEGKKVGGVPAVAEILNAVDRSTEEEVLSEIEEESSQMAEEIRNLMFVFEDIKGLDDRSIRELLKEVSNEELTTSLKGASDDLQELFFKNMSERASNMIREDLEIMGPVKLSDVESAQQNIVKTVRRLEDEGRIMISRGSGDVFI, from the coding sequence TTGTCCACGCCCTTCACCGGAGAGCAGAAAACCGCGATTGTACTTCTGGCTCTTGGAGATAAATTCACCGCTGAAAGTTTCAAGCGGATGTCCAGAAAAGAAATTGCCGGGGTATCCAAAGCAATGCTCGAAATGGACTCTGTACCCAAGGAACAGGTTCTTGAAGTACTTAAAGAGTTTAATGAGAATCTCGCTTACGGAGCAGAACTGCTCATGGGTGGAGCCGATCAGGTCAAACGACTCCTTAGTAAATCCCTTGATGAAGAAACTGCGAAATATATTCTTGATAAACTTGAGCTTGATACTGGACCTGCTCCATTTCAGGAACTCCAGAATGTCAGCCCGAAGATTCTGTCTCAGATTCTGCGCAACGAACATCCGCAGACTCTGGCTCTTATCATCGGACACCTCAGTTCTGAACAGGCTGCGGATCTGATAGCCAATCTTCCCGGAGGGGTTCGCGCAGAAGTCCTCATGCGACTGGCAAAACTTGAGGCTGTTGCCGAAGAAATGCTGCTTGAAGTCGACAGAGTTCTCCAGAGTCAGCTTATCGCCATGGGCGGTAAGGAAGGAAAGAAAGTTGGTGGTGTTCCGGCTGTAGCAGAAATTCTGAACGCCGTTGACCGTTCAACTGAAGAGGAAGTTCTTTCAGAGATAGAAGAAGAATCCAGCCAGATGGCCGAAGAAATCAGAAACCTGATGTTTGTATTCGAAGATATCAAAGGACTGGATGACCGTTCTATACGTGAACTTCTTAAAGAGGTTTCAAACGAAGAACTCACCACTTCCCTTAAAGGTGCTTCTGACGATCTACAGGAACTGTTCTTCAAAAATATGTCCGAACGTGCCTCCAACATGATTCGTGAAGACCTTGAAATTATGGGACCGGTTAAACTTTCTGACGTTGAATCCGCCCAGCAGAATATTGTTAAAACAGTCCGCCGTCTTGAAGATGAAGGGCGTATAATGATCAGCAGAGGTTCCGGCGATGTCTTCATCTAG
- the fliF gene encoding flagellar basal-body MS-ring/collar protein FliF yields the protein MPQFLKNIFDKFMSFWSNRTLSQRVLIGGLAATVVISFLLMVFWLNQTDYKVLYTKLYPEDASRVVEILKSTKEPYEIKDNGSTILVPADRVYDLRLKIAGEGAMHGQGIGFEIFDKVQIGQTEFIQHINYQRALQGELARTITEFPQVERARVHLVIPEKSLFIEEQAEPSASVVLKLKKGDKLKEKQIQGIVNLVTMAVEGMKPEHITLTDMNGQVLYQPEPDGMGLNISSTQLQYKSEMETKIEQRIQRLLMPIVGPEKVIAKVNAELDFRQRTIKTEQFDPESQVARSEQTSEETTRGRANVDGGVPEENFRGDGFTGTETTQESNRESKTTNYEINKEEQQIIVPVGELKRLSVAVIIDGTYEKNPETGEVTYIPRSAQEMERIRQLVRNAVGFEDTRGDSVEVSNISFGAPDIFGEQGLMRTMLEYAQRLGKPFLNGLLIFLFLILVVRPVVMALIKPRVAEEDVDEMAGLPEAGERLSLSEGDLDEEALDTARRLENAKAQALQLSEKNMDQAVQVLKSWIKQEAA from the coding sequence ATGCCCCAGTTTCTTAAAAACATTTTCGACAAATTCATGTCTTTCTGGTCCAATCGTACTCTTTCTCAGAGAGTGCTGATAGGCGGACTCGCCGCAACTGTTGTCATATCTTTCCTGCTCATGGTCTTCTGGCTTAACCAGACTGACTACAAAGTTCTCTACACCAAGCTCTACCCTGAAGATGCTTCCCGCGTAGTTGAAATCCTCAAATCAACTAAAGAACCTTATGAAATAAAAGATAACGGTTCGACAATACTTGTCCCGGCTGACAGGGTCTACGACCTCAGACTCAAAATAGCCGGTGAAGGAGCTATGCACGGACAGGGCATCGGATTCGAAATTTTTGACAAAGTCCAGATAGGACAGACTGAATTCATTCAGCATATCAACTACCAGAGAGCCCTGCAGGGAGAACTTGCCCGTACAATTACCGAATTTCCTCAGGTTGAAAGAGCCAGAGTCCATCTGGTCATACCTGAAAAATCTCTCTTCATTGAAGAACAGGCTGAACCTTCGGCATCAGTTGTTCTCAAACTTAAAAAAGGCGACAAACTCAAAGAAAAGCAGATTCAGGGCATAGTCAATCTTGTGACAATGGCCGTTGAAGGAATGAAGCCCGAGCATATCACCCTGACGGATATGAACGGACAGGTCCTTTATCAGCCCGAACCTGACGGCATGGGGCTAAACATAAGTTCAACCCAGCTCCAGTATAAATCCGAAATGGAAACCAAAATTGAACAGCGCATTCAGCGTCTGCTCATGCCCATAGTCGGCCCTGAAAAAGTTATAGCAAAAGTTAATGCGGAGCTGGATTTCAGACAGCGTACTATTAAAACAGAGCAGTTCGATCCTGAAAGCCAGGTGGCCCGCAGTGAACAGACCAGTGAAGAAACAACCAGAGGGCGTGCCAATGTTGACGGTGGCGTACCTGAAGAGAACTTCAGAGGCGACGGATTTACCGGAACTGAAACAACTCAGGAATCCAACCGTGAATCCAAAACCACCAACTACGAAATTAACAAAGAAGAACAACAGATTATTGTTCCTGTTGGAGAGTTGAAACGTTTGAGCGTAGCGGTTATAATCGACGGGACCTACGAAAAGAATCCAGAGACTGGAGAAGTAACCTATATCCCCCGCTCTGCGCAGGAGATGGAAAGAATCAGACAGCTGGTCCGCAATGCGGTCGGTTTTGAAGATACCCGCGGAGATTCCGTGGAAGTTTCCAACATCTCTTTCGGAGCACCGGATATTTTCGGAGAACAGGGCCTGATGAGAACAATGCTGGAATATGCCCAGCGTCTCGGAAAGCCTTTCCTCAACGGACTTCTCATCTTCCTGTTCCTCATTCTGGTTGTCCGCCCTGTAGTCATGGCTCTCATCAAGCCCCGTGTGGCTGAAGAAGATGTCGACGAAATGGCAGGACTCCCCGAAGCAGGTGAAAGACTCTCCCTTTCTGAAGGAGATCTTGACGAAGAGGCTCTTGATACTGCACGTAGGCTTGAAAACGCCAAAGCTCAGGCTCTGCAACTTTCCGAAAAGAATATGGATCAAGCAGTGCAGGTCCTGAAGTCTTGGATTAAGCAGGAGGCTGCATAA
- the fliE gene encoding flagellar hook-basal body complex protein FliE, translating into MAIRNVAMQAYTNALNTQKAAQKKIENQMGSSKAPTESFSDTVKNSIGRVNDMEENKYKMITEFASGENENVHELMITLQKASLAMQMTSAVRSKVMTAYQEVMKMPF; encoded by the coding sequence ATGGCTATAAGAAACGTTGCAATGCAGGCTTACACCAATGCACTGAATACTCAAAAAGCTGCACAGAAAAAAATTGAAAACCAGATGGGTTCAAGCAAGGCTCCAACTGAATCATTCTCAGATACGGTTAAAAATTCGATAGGCCGGGTCAACGACATGGAAGAGAACAAATATAAGATGATCACGGAATTCGCTTCCGGTGAGAATGAAAATGTGCATGAGCTTATGATCACCCTGCAGAAAGCCAGCCTTGCCATGCAGATGACAAGTGCAGTGCGCTCCAAAGTTATGACAGCCTATCAGGAAGTCATGAAAATGCCCTTCTAA
- the flgC gene encoding flagellar basal body rod protein FlgC, with amino-acid sequence MNFFTALDIGASGLKAQRTYLNVISMNMANARTTRTEDGGPYRRKSVQMESSQLLSPFDKSMSQEMNRQLRGVTVRGVVSDSRPFREVFEPNHPDADEKGMVKYPDINVVEEMTNMITVMRSYEANAQSVQASKQMFNKATQIAQG; translated from the coding sequence ATGAACTTCTTTACCGCGCTGGATATCGGGGCTTCAGGGCTTAAGGCTCAGAGAACCTATCTGAACGTTATTTCCATGAACATGGCGAATGCAAGAACCACCCGGACTGAAGACGGTGGCCCCTACAGACGCAAAAGTGTTCAGATGGAATCCTCACAGCTGCTTTCACCTTTTGATAAAAGTATGAGTCAGGAAATGAACAGGCAGCTGCGCGGTGTAACTGTAAGAGGAGTTGTCAGCGACAGCCGTCCTTTCAGAGAAGTCTTTGAACCGAACCACCCCGATGCCGATGAAAAAGGAATGGTTAAATACCCGGACATCAACGTTGTCGAAGAAATGACAAATATGATTACCGTGATGAGATCCTATGAAGCCAACGCCCAGTCCGTTCAGGCCTCAAAGCAGATGTTCAACAAGGCAACTCAGATAGCTCAGGGCTAA
- the flgB gene encoding flagellar basal body rod protein FlgB gives MKGLFPEHMSVTAKVMDLRLERQNLVSSNLANVTTPGYRPKRLEFEKQLQSALNLDDRGKLTKTNKMHAPAAFDANSFSGDLISNFQPRVVHGEDAVDVDKEMVTMTKNSMMYNALTQVIKKNFQGMQKVISDGAR, from the coding sequence ATGAAAGGATTATTCCCGGAACATATGAGCGTTACCGCCAAGGTTATGGATTTAAGACTTGAGCGTCAAAATCTTGTCTCTTCAAATCTCGCAAACGTGACTACTCCCGGATACCGCCCGAAGCGTCTGGAATTTGAAAAGCAGCTCCAGTCTGCTCTCAACCTCGATGACAGAGGCAAGCTGACCAAAACAAATAAAATGCATGCTCCGGCTGCTTTCGATGCCAACAGTTTCAGCGGAGATCTCATTTCAAACTTTCAACCGCGTGTTGTTCACGGTGAAGATGCTGTGGATGTAGATAAAGAGATGGTCACAATGACCAAAAACTCCATGATGTACAATGCACTCACTCAGGTCATTAAAAAGAATTTTCAGGGAATGCAGAAAGTAATTTCTGACGGAGCAAGATAA
- a CDS encoding tetratricopeptide repeat protein: MSHLDYEINKELGECYLFMGELDKAEDYYKKAVGSNGVHPDPYIGLATIAVQRGEFDAAMALYKKAHEVESTDKSFAGMGLILMETGDKAEAFKNFASALEINKTNMVALFGLIRVGHETDKVAEVVPHLESFLEIEPDKFEVRYSLAGCFICLGREGEAKEQLERILEKDPENDAAKELLAQI; the protein is encoded by the coding sequence ATGAGTCATCTCGATTACGAAATTAACAAAGAACTCGGTGAATGTTACCTTTTTATGGGCGAACTGGACAAGGCTGAAGATTATTATAAGAAGGCTGTCGGTTCTAACGGCGTGCATCCTGATCCTTATATAGGACTGGCTACAATCGCTGTTCAACGCGGAGAATTTGATGCCGCTATGGCTCTTTATAAAAAGGCTCACGAAGTTGAATCAACTGATAAGAGCTTTGCCGGAATGGGACTTATTCTGATGGAAACCGGTGATAAAGCGGAAGCTTTTAAAAATTTCGCTTCAGCTCTTGAAATCAACAAGACGAATATGGTCGCTCTGTTCGGTCTTATTAGAGTCGGTCATGAGACCGATAAAGTTGCTGAGGTTGTGCCTCACCTTGAAAGCTTCCTTGAAATTGAGCCTGATAAATTTGAAGTCAGGTATTCTCTCGCAGGATGCTTTATCTGCCTTGGCAGAGAAGGAGAGGCAAAAGAACAGCTTGAAAGGATTCTTGAAAAAGATCCTGAAAACGATGCGGCTAAAGAACTTCTCGCTCAGATTTAG